The Rhodospirillaceae bacterium region AGCCGCCTCGCAAAGGGCATGGGATACCACTTTGCGGGCATCCAGCACGCCCACCCTGGCGCCTGCCCGGCTCAAGTCACCAGCGGTTTGATAAACCGAATCATTATTGGTGGCGATAGCAATGTTTTCACCAGCCAACACACCATAACGGTTCAGGTAGGCGCCTGCGGCAGCGGCGGTCATCACGCCGGGCCTGTCGTTATCGCCAAAAGCGATACTGTGCTCCAGCGCGCCGGTGGCAAGAATGGTGCTTTTCGCCCGCACCGTCCAAAATCGCTGACGGGGTAAATTCTGCGAGCCTGATGCCATATGATCGGTGACCCGTTCAAGCAGGCCGGCGACGCCGTATTCGTATAATCCAAAAGCCGTGGTCCGGGTCATAATCCGCACATTAACGGCCTTGATCAGGGCGATCAGATTAGTCCGTTTGGTTTCTGCTTCGCTGTCCGACCGGTTCAGTAAATCACCGCCAAGCTCGAAGTCCTGCTCAACCAGAATAACATCGAGCCCTGCCCTGGCGGCCCCGACTGCGGCGTTCAGGCCCGCCGGCCCGGAACCGACAACCAGCACGTCGCAATGATCATGGGCGTGTTCGTAACTGTCCGGGTCAGGGGCGCTGGGGGCGTCGCCCATACCGGCGGCTTTTCGGATCAGTTTTTCGTAAACCATCCAGATGCCCGTACCCCTGCCGCTACCCCATTCAAATGGCGGGATGCCCATAAAGGTTTTGTAATAAAATCCGGCTGCAAAGAACCGGCTGAACAAGCCGGTCACCGCACCAAAATCAAAACCGACGCTGGGCCAGGCGTTTTGACCACGGGCAACAAGACCATCGTAAAGCTGTTGCGTCGTCGCCCTGACATTGGGATCGTGACGAGCGCCCTCGCCTATACTGACGATAGCCCCTGATTCTTCGACCCCGGCGGACATCACACCACGCGGCCGGTGATATTTGAAACTGCGACCAACCACCTGCTGGTTGTTGGCCATCAGGGCCGAGGCCAGGGTGTCGCCAGCGAACCCGGAATACTCCCGGCCATCCCACTTGAAGGAAAGAGGCTTTGAGCGCTCGACCCGACCACCTGTGGGGAGACGCCGGGCGCTCATGTCTCGTCCTCCAGCGCTTTGGCCATGCCGGCATGGGCCGGGCGCACGGAACGAATTTCATGGCTCATGGTGTCGCGCTCGACAACCAGCCACATGCGGCAACCGTTTAGATGTTGCCAGGTCTCAAGCTGCATACCGCAAATGTTTTGGCGCTGGAAAACCGCGTTGTGCCATTCCGCGATGGGCGCATCAAGGGCGGGGTACGCAATCGTGGCATCGCTGCCATAGCTGAATTCGCTGTGGTCGCGCTCGCCGCAGAAGGGGCATGGAATGCGAATCATGGTGTTACATCCTCAACCATGCAATTTCGGGTCAGGGCCGGCGCCGCGCTCGTCAATATTGTAACCACGCTCGAAGCGTTTAAGATCATGATTAACGATAAACGGGTGGGGGCGGTCATTGGCGATCAGGTCGGCAAAATACCAACCCGATGCCGGACTGGCTTTAAAACCGCCATAGTTCCAGCCCGCGTTCAGATAAAGATTTTCCAGCGGTGTCTTGCAAATAAACGGTGATCCGTCCATGGACATATCCATCACCCCGGACCAGTGGCGCAGCAAGCGAACCCGGCCCAGGCAGGGCAGGATCGACATGGCGCATTCGGCGACATCCTGAACGATCGGTAAATTGCCGCGCTGGGCATAGGACTTGTACCAATCCAGATCACCTCCAAAAACCATGCCGCCCTTGTTGGACTGGGAAATATAGAAATGAGCGCCGCCGACACCAAAAACAACAACCTGATCAAGTAGTGGCTTTAACGGTTCGCTGACGAAAGCCTGCAACTTGTGAGACTCGATCGGTAAGGTGCCAAGGCTAGCCATATCCCACAGGCGTGAACTATTGCCGGCAACCGCAAAACCGACTTTCTTGCCCGTTATGGTTCCGCGTGAGGTCTCAAGGCTTTCGACCTGCCCGTTGGATCTGGTCACCCCGGTGACTTCGCAATTCTGGATGATATCGACACCCAGCTGATCGGCGGCCCTGGCGTAGGCCCAGGCGACTGCGTCATGGCGAGCCGTTCCTGCCCGCTTTTGCACCGCAGCCCCGGTGATCGGGAAGCGTGCGTCCGGGCTGTAGTTAAGAAGCGGCACGTTGGCCTTCAGGGTATCCAGATTCCAAAGCTCACCGTCAGATCCGGTCAGCCGCATGGTGTTGTAACGCCGGGCTGCGGCATCCCTTGCCGCCGGGCTGTGCAACAGGCTGATATGGGCGCGTTGACTGAACATCACATTATAGTTCAGGTCATGGCTGAGGTTTTCCCACAGCTTCAACGAATGCTCATAAAACTCACGATTGCCCGGCATCATGTAGTTTGAGCGGACAATCGTCGTATTGCGCCCGGCATTGCCACCACCCAGCCAGCCTTTCTCAAGCACCGCGATGTTTTTTAGGCCGTGATTTTTGGCAAGGTAATACGCCGTCGCCAGACCGTGAATCCCGGCCCCGACAATTAGCACGTCATAGTGTGATTTTGGTTCAGGGTCGCGCCATTGGCGCTGCCAACCCGTTTGACCGGTCAACCCGTTCCAAAAAACATTCCATCCGGAAAAACGCGTCATTGTAAAAAGTACTCATGAATGAATGATGGCAAAA contains the following coding sequences:
- a CDS encoding sarcosine oxidase subunit delta; translated protein: MIRIPCPFCGERDHSEFSYGSDATIAYPALDAPIAEWHNAVFQRQNICGMQLETWQHLNGCRMWLVVERDTMSHEIRSVRPAHAGMAKALEDET
- a CDS encoding sarcosine oxidase subunit beta family protein; translated protein: MTRFSGWNVFWNGLTGQTGWQRQWRDPEPKSHYDVLIVGAGIHGLATAYYLAKNHGLKNIAVLEKGWLGGGNAGRNTTIVRSNYMMPGNREFYEHSLKLWENLSHDLNYNVMFSQRAHISLLHSPAARDAAARRYNTMRLTGSDGELWNLDTLKANVPLLNYSPDARFPITGAAVQKRAGTARHDAVAWAYARAADQLGVDIIQNCEVTGVTRSNGQVESLETSRGTITGKKVGFAVAGNSSRLWDMASLGTLPIESHKLQAFVSEPLKPLLDQVVVFGVGGAHFYISQSNKGGMVFGGDLDWYKSYAQRGNLPIVQDVAECAMSILPCLGRVRLLRHWSGVMDMSMDGSPFICKTPLENLYLNAGWNYGGFKASPASGWYFADLIANDRPHPFIVNHDLKRFERGYNIDERGAGPDPKLHG